Proteins encoded together in one Deltaproteobacteria bacterium window:
- a CDS encoding nucleotidyltransferase domain-containing protein has protein sequence MIELNAYELATTCDILKRYIKDGIVLAFGSRCNGEARKYSDLDLAICSNTPLDDLAFANMRADFDDSNLPFRVDIVNWADLDEDFQAAIKQKSVEILNISP, from the coding sequence ATGATTGAGTTGAATGCGTATGAGCTTGCAACAACGTGCGATATTCTCAAGCGTTATATTAAAGATGGTATAGTGTTGGCGTTTGGATCACGTTGCAATGGCGAGGCGCGTAAATATTCTGACCTTGATCTTGCTATATGCAGTAATACCCCTCTTGATGATTTAGCCTTTGCAAATATGCGCGCTGATTTTGATGACTCAAATTTACCATTTCGCGTTGATATAGTTAATTGGGCAGATCTCGACGAAGATTTTCAAGCAGCAATCAAACAGAAGAGTGTAGAAATTTTAAATATATCCCCGTAA